The genomic DNA TGCACGGCATGGACAGAACGGTCCGCGCCCTCCAGCGCGGCGATCAGCCCGTCGGCCGAGATTTTACCATCTACCCCGTCAACGAGCTGCAGTTTGGCACCGGCGGTGAAAAACTCCGGCGCCCCGCATTCATCCTCGGCGATATGGGCATGGCGGTGACATAACACCGCGCCATAAGGCGGGGTATAGAGCGCAAGCGATAGCGCATTGGCGGCGGTGCCTGTGGTGACCAGATGTACCTCCGCCTCGGGGGCATCGAACAGGGTGCGGATCGTGTCACGCAGCCGCGCCATATGCGCATCGGCCCCGTAAGATTTCGCGAATCCCTCATTGGCGCGGACCAGCGCATCCATGATTGCGGGCGGGCAGGGGGCTGCATTGTCAGAGGCGAAAAACATCAGCTTTGTTCCTCAATCAAGTAATCTTCCCAATCATCCTCGTCGACCTCGTTTTCCGGTACAGTCCAGCCTCGTACCGAGATTTCGGCGTGATGCACGCTTTCGGGATCACCAGTGATCAGGGGGTGCCAATCCTCCAGCGGTTTACCCTCATGGAGGCGGCGATAGGCGCAGGTGCGCGGTAGCCAATAGGCGATCTTTTCCAGCTTTTGCGGGGTCAGCGAGACGCATTCCGGCACAAACTGATGGCGGATTTCATATTTGGCGCAGCGACAGCTATCGCCATCCAGCAAGCGGCAGGCAACGCGAGTGAACAGTAGCTCTTCGGTGTCTTCATATTCGATCTTGTTCAGGCAGCATTTCCCGCAGCCGTCACAAAGCGCCTCCCATTCGGCCGAGGACATCTTTTTCAGCGGGACGGTTTCCCAAAAGCGGGGCCGCAGGCCGGAATCAGGGGCGATGGGGGGGAGTTTTTCGGTCATTGTGCGGCCTTCAGGATATGTCGGGCTTTGGCGCAATCAGCATCCATCTGGGCGATAAGTGCGTCAAGCCCGTCGAACTTCTCTTCACCCCGCAGCCATTCAACGAAGGCGATTGAGAGGTGCTGCCCGTATAGGTCCCCTTGAAAATCAAAGAGATGGGTTTCTAGATTGGGGCGGTTGTCGCCAAACATCGGGCGGGTGCCAAGGTTGGCGGCTCCGTGATATTGGCCCTTATGCGGCCCGGTCAGAACATCCGCCAGAACCGCATAAACCCCGTTGCGCGGAAGGTGCAAGCCGGTCACCTCCATATTGGCGGTCGGATAGCCCAGCTCACGCCCGCGTTTGGCGCCGTGGATCACCTCTGCATCGATACGGTGCCAATGGCCGAGCATTTTCTTTGCGGCCTGCGTGTCGCCCTGCGTTAAGGCCTCACGGATACGGGTGGAGGAAATATCAGTGTTATCGGCTTGCACAAGATCGGCTAGATGCACAGTAATCCCGTGATCTGCACAAAGGCGTTTCAAGTCGGTCGCGGCACCTCGCCGCCCTTTGCCAAAGCAAAAATCGGCACCCACGGTGACATGCGAGACGCCCAAGCCATCGGCCAGAACATCGGCGACAAATTCCTCGGGGGAAAGCCCTGCAAGGGTGGCGTTGAAGGGCAGCTCGAACAGAGTTTGGACGTCCAACTTGGCCAGACGATTGGCGCGGGCCTCGGCATTCATCAACCGGAACGGGGCAGAGGCAGGGGCGAAAAAGCTGCGGGGGTGGGGTTCAAACGTGATAACGCCAAGGGGGCCATGGGCGGCGGCAAGGTTTATGACATGCTGGTGGCCAAGGTGGACGCCGTCAAAATTGCCCATCGCAACAGAGGCCCCGCGATGTGACGGTTCAACCCCTTGCCAATGCTGATAAACCTTCATGCACGCCCCTATGGGCCGTGGCCCGTTGTCAGTCGAATTTTCGGCTTGGCGCCAGAACCAGCGCTTCACCCTTTAAAACCACGGTATCGCCTACCGAGCAACGGGTTTCAAGGGTCACACGGCGGCGCGCATTATCGATTGCTGTCACTGTGACAATGGTGTGGACCCGATCGCCGGGGCGCACTGGTGCCATGAATTTCAGGCTTTGCCCCATATAGACAGAGCCGTGGCCGGGAAGCTGCTCACCGATCACCGCCGAGATAAGCCCCGCCGTCAGCATGCCATGTGCGATGCGGCCCTCAAAAATCGTGTCTTGGGCGTAATTATCATCAAGATGCACGGGGTTCCGGTCGGTTGAGACCTCTGCAAACAGTTCGATGTCGCGGTCGGTGACGGTTTTCCACAAATCACGGGACATACCAATTTCGATATCTTCGATACAGATCGTGCCGCGTGGTTGGTTATCCAGCATCATCCTATCCCCCACCTTGATTCAGGAGGGATATAGCTAATGCTGCGACGCAGCGCAATCGTTTTGGTAACTTATTTGCGAATTTGTGGGAATATCGGCAATATTGTTACCCTTACGATTAACGCAGCATCCCCATCACATAGGTCGGATTTCGAGCGCCATCGGCCAGCCAGCTGTGCAATTCTTCGGCATTCAAAGCATCAGCGGGGCCGAACTGGCCTGCATTCAACCCTTCGGTCAGAAACAGGCTATCGAGCCCTTCTTGCATCGCGCCAAGCACATCGGTGCTGATGCCGTCGCCGATGCACAGGATCGCATCATTGGGCAGATCGCCCGCCAGATCGGCCAGACGGCGGCGCGCAAGATCATAGATCGGCGGGTGTGGTTTACCGAAATAAAGCGCTTCCCCGCCCATTTCTTCATAGAGGGCGGCAAGCGCGCCGGCGCAGTAAATCCGCTTGTCACCGAAATCCACCACCAGATCTGGATTGGCGCAAAGCATCTTTAGTCCCTTGGTCTTGGCTAGCAAAAAGGCTGCGCGGTAGTCGGCAGGGGTGTCGTTCAGATCATCATTGGGACCGGTGCAAAGGATGCCCTCGGCCTGATCAAGGGGCACAAGCTCCACCGGGCTTTTTGCGGCCAGCGCGGCCAATGTCGGGTCAGCGAACTCATCAAAGAAGGGCTGATCCTTGGGCATCGGGCCGATGTGATGGACCTTGTGGCCCACGGCCCCCGACAAAAAGGCGTATTGCGTCGCATCGCCCGAGGTTACCACCTCATCATAGGCGTCACGCGGCACACCGATTCGGTCAAGCTGCGTAAGCACCCCGGGCTTGGGGCGCGGCGCGTTGGACACCAGCACCACAACCCCGCCTTGCGCGCGAAACGCCTGCAAGGCCGCGATTGCACCGGGAAACGGCTTTTTGCCGTCATGGACACAGCCCCAAAGATCACAAAACAGCGCGCGGTAGCGGGGCGCGATTTCAGCAAATGCGGAGATGATCTGGGTCATGGGGCTGTGCTTTCGCTTAAAGTTTGAGGGCAGGGATGATCTGCTTCTTGCGGCTCATCACGCCGGGCAGGACAACCGTGTCGCCCGTAACCGTCACTCCGAATGAGGCTTCGGCCATCTGTTTGACCAGATCATTGGGGACCA from Pseudorhodobacter turbinis includes the following:
- a CDS encoding YcgN family cysteine cluster protein; the protein is MTEKLPPIAPDSGLRPRFWETVPLKKMSSAEWEALCDGCGKCCLNKIEYEDTEELLFTRVACRLLDGDSCRCAKYEIRHQFVPECVSLTPQKLEKIAYWLPRTCAYRRLHEGKPLEDWHPLITGDPESVHHAEISVRGWTVPENEVDEDDWEDYLIEEQS
- a CDS encoding bifunctional riboflavin kinase/FAD synthetase, whose amino-acid sequence is MKVYQHWQGVEPSHRGASVAMGNFDGVHLGHQHVINLAAAHGPLGVITFEPHPRSFFAPASAPFRLMNAEARANRLAKLDVQTLFELPFNATLAGLSPEEFVADVLADGLGVSHVTVGADFCFGKGRRGAATDLKRLCADHGITVHLADLVQADNTDISSTRIREALTQGDTQAAKKMLGHWHRIDAEVIHGAKRGRELGYPTANMEVTGLHLPRNGVYAVLADVLTGPHKGQYHGAANLGTRPMFGDNRPNLETHLFDFQGDLYGQHLSIAFVEWLRGEEKFDGLDALIAQMDADCAKARHILKAAQ
- a CDS encoding MaoC family dehydratase, with the translated sequence MLDNQPRGTICIEDIEIGMSRDLWKTVTDRDIELFAEVSTDRNPVHLDDNYAQDTIFEGRIAHGMLTAGLISAVIGEQLPGHGSVYMGQSLKFMAPVRPGDRVHTIVTVTAIDNARRRVTLETRCSVGDTVVLKGEALVLAPSRKFD
- a CDS encoding TIGR01459 family HAD-type hydrolase, whose product is MTQIISAFAEIAPRYRALFCDLWGCVHDGKKPFPGAIAALQAFRAQGGVVVLVSNAPRPKPGVLTQLDRIGVPRDAYDEVVTSGDATQYAFLSGAVGHKVHHIGPMPKDQPFFDEFADPTLAALAAKSPVELVPLDQAEGILCTGPNDDLNDTPADYRAAFLLAKTKGLKMLCANPDLVVDFGDKRIYCAGALAALYEEMGGEALYFGKPHPPIYDLARRRLADLAGDLPNDAILCIGDGISTDVLGAMQEGLDSLFLTEGLNAGQFGPADALNAEELHSWLADGARNPTYVMGMLR